A stretch of the Halomonas sp. BDJS001 genome encodes the following:
- a CDS encoding 2,3-butanediol dehydrogenase, with product MNQLSMQAAVWYAARDIRVEQVSVPTISDPHEVKVKVAACGICGSDLHEYAAGPIFIPVGKPHPISGEQAPIIMGHEFAGEVVEVGDKVTRVKVGDRVAIEPILSPNKDGAYQMERYNLTPLLGFHGLSGGGGGFSAFTVMGEHMVHKLPDELSYEQGALVEPAAVALHAVRQSCLKAGDSAAVFGAGPIGLMTIEALKAAGAAKIYAVEVAPSRKAKAEALGAMAVDPQQEDAVAKIQSLSGGGVDVAFEVTGIPAVLNQALHSTHEGGEVVVVSIWEGEASFQPNDLVIKERTMKGIIAYRHVYPAVMALMQRGYFRAEDMVTQRIPLADIVEEGFEALLSDKAQVKIIVTPNH from the coding sequence ATGAATCAGTTAAGCATGCAGGCAGCGGTTTGGTACGCAGCAAGAGATATTCGCGTCGAGCAAGTGTCGGTTCCCACTATCAGCGACCCCCATGAAGTGAAGGTGAAAGTGGCTGCCTGTGGCATTTGCGGCAGTGATCTGCACGAGTATGCCGCCGGGCCTATTTTTATTCCTGTAGGTAAGCCGCACCCGATCAGCGGCGAGCAGGCGCCGATCATTATGGGCCACGAATTTGCCGGGGAGGTGGTCGAGGTCGGCGATAAGGTCACGCGAGTGAAAGTGGGTGACCGTGTGGCGATTGAACCGATTCTCTCGCCCAATAAGGATGGTGCCTACCAAATGGAGCGCTATAACCTAACGCCCTTGCTGGGTTTTCACGGCCTCTCCGGCGGTGGTGGTGGCTTCTCGGCGTTCACCGTGATGGGGGAACACATGGTGCATAAGCTGCCGGATGAGCTGAGCTACGAACAAGGCGCTTTGGTAGAGCCCGCGGCGGTCGCTCTGCATGCGGTGCGTCAAAGCTGCTTGAAAGCCGGTGATAGCGCAGCAGTATTCGGTGCAGGGCCCATTGGGCTGATGACTATTGAAGCGCTTAAGGCCGCCGGGGCTGCTAAAATTTATGCCGTCGAGGTCGCGCCTTCTCGCAAAGCCAAGGCCGAAGCATTGGGAGCCATGGCGGTTGATCCGCAGCAGGAGGACGCGGTGGCAAAGATTCAATCACTGAGCGGTGGCGGCGTGGACGTGGCGTTTGAAGTGACCGGCATTCCTGCTGTACTGAATCAGGCGCTACACAGCACCCACGAAGGCGGCGAAGTGGTGGTGGTGAGTATCTGGGAAGGCGAGGCCAGCTTTCAGCCTAACGACCTCGTCATCAAAGAACGCACCATGAAGGGCATTATCGCCTATCGCCATGTGTACCCAGCGGTGATGGCACTGATGCAGCGGGGCTATTTCCGCGCCGAAGATATGGTCACCCAGCGCATTCCATTGGCAGATATCGTGGAAGAGGGTTTTGAGGCGCTGCTAAGCGACAAAGCCCAGGTGAAAATCATCGTGACACCTAATCACTAA
- a CDS encoding NAD(P)/FAD-dependent oxidoreductase → MSETQAQQTATAAVQGWLSDFDQALQAQDIQGVLALFNDECYWRDFLTFTWNLKTCEGKDAIQAMLNATLENARPSNWQLEGEATQNGDVAEAWFTFETAVASGKGYLRLKDGKCWTLLTTMQSLHDFPEPRNHHRPKGAEHGANKQRETWLEARQREEAELGYAQQPYCVIIGGGQGGIGLGARLKQMGVPTIIIERNERAGDSWRKRYKSLCLHDPVWYDHLPYIPFPDNWPVFAPKDKVGDWLEMYTKVMELNYWSATECQNAHFDEAAGEWVVNVKRNGEAITLRPKQLVMATGMSGMPNVPQFPGAESFAGEQQHSSQHPGPDAYAGKKCVIVGSNNSAHDIAAALWEHDADVTMLQRSSTHIVKSDSLMEEVLGPLYSEEAVASGLTHDKADLIFASIPYKVLPDFQRPAFETIKQRDAEFYQKLEDAGFMLDFGDDDSGLFLKYLRRGSGYYIDVGACDLVANGDIKLRSGVGIERINPHSITLTDGSELDADLIVYATGYGSMNGWAARLISQEVADKVGKCWGLGSDTTKDPGPWEGELRNMWKPTQQEALWFHGGNLHQSRHYSHYLALQLKARMEGLETPVYGLQPVHHTS, encoded by the coding sequence ATGTCAGAGACACAAGCCCAACAAACCGCCACAGCTGCTGTTCAAGGCTGGCTGAGTGATTTTGATCAGGCGCTACAGGCCCAGGATATCCAAGGGGTACTCGCCCTGTTTAATGACGAGTGCTACTGGCGCGACTTTCTTACCTTTACCTGGAATTTAAAGACCTGCGAGGGCAAAGACGCGATTCAAGCCATGCTCAATGCCACTTTGGAGAACGCACGCCCCTCTAACTGGCAGTTAGAGGGCGAAGCGACCCAAAATGGCGATGTTGCTGAGGCGTGGTTCACCTTCGAGACCGCGGTCGCCAGCGGCAAAGGCTATTTGCGCCTTAAAGACGGCAAATGCTGGACGCTGCTCACCACGATGCAGTCACTGCATGACTTCCCCGAACCGCGTAATCATCACCGTCCTAAAGGCGCTGAGCACGGCGCCAATAAGCAGCGTGAAACCTGGCTGGAAGCACGGCAGCGCGAAGAAGCGGAGCTTGGTTACGCGCAGCAGCCTTACTGCGTGATTATTGGCGGCGGCCAGGGCGGTATTGGTTTGGGCGCGCGACTAAAGCAGATGGGCGTGCCGACCATTATTATCGAGCGTAACGAGCGTGCAGGGGACTCCTGGCGCAAGCGCTATAAGTCGCTCTGCCTGCATGATCCAGTCTGGTACGACCACCTTCCCTATATTCCTTTCCCAGACAACTGGCCGGTGTTTGCCCCCAAGGACAAGGTGGGCGATTGGCTGGAGATGTACACAAAGGTGATGGAGCTCAATTATTGGAGCGCCACCGAGTGTCAGAATGCTCACTTCGACGAAGCCGCAGGGGAGTGGGTGGTGAACGTCAAGCGTAACGGCGAAGCGATCACTTTACGGCCCAAGCAACTGGTGATGGCCACCGGGATGTCGGGTATGCCCAATGTGCCGCAATTCCCAGGGGCGGAAAGCTTTGCAGGCGAGCAGCAGCACTCCAGCCAGCATCCGGGGCCGGATGCTTATGCTGGCAAGAAGTGTGTGATTGTAGGCTCCAATAACTCTGCGCACGATATTGCCGCGGCGCTCTGGGAGCACGATGCCGATGTGACCATGTTACAGCGCTCGTCGACGCATATTGTGAAGTCTGATTCGTTGATGGAAGAGGTGTTGGGGCCACTCTACTCCGAAGAGGCGGTGGCCAGTGGCTTGACCCATGACAAGGCTGATCTGATTTTTGCTTCGATCCCCTATAAGGTGCTGCCAGACTTCCAACGCCCGGCGTTTGAGACGATCAAACAGCGCGACGCCGAGTTCTATCAGAAACTCGAAGATGCGGGCTTTATGCTCGATTTTGGTGATGACGACTCTGGCCTGTTCTTGAAGTATCTGCGCCGGGGCTCGGGTTACTACATCGATGTGGGCGCCTGCGATCTGGTTGCCAATGGCGATATCAAGCTGCGCAGCGGCGTAGGGATCGAGCGTATCAACCCGCACTCCATCACACTCACCGATGGCAGTGAGCTGGATGCAGATTTGATCGTTTATGCCACTGGCTATGGCTCCATGAACGGCTGGGCGGCGCGGCTTATCTCCCAAGAGGTGGCAGATAAGGTCGGCAAGTGCTGGGGCCTGGGCTCCGACACCACCAAAGACCCCGGCCCTTGGGAGGGCGAGCTGCGCAATATGTGGAAACCCACCCAGCAAGAGGCGCTGTGGTTCCATGGCGGCAACCTTCACCAGTCGCGGCACTACTCACACTATTTGGCGCTGCAGTTGAAAGCACGAATGGAGGGGCTGGAAACGCCTGTCTACGGTCTGCAGCCGGTTCACCACACGTCGTAA
- a CDS encoding OmpW/AlkL family protein produces MSNMKLISAAVITASFALASQAALAYNAGDVFVRGGVAQTDTGSGNGNLNGDSLNVQSARGFTFGAGYLFTDKVGVELNSSEKFEHDLNTSALGDVGSVDRLPINLLVNYYPMGGLDSKVQPYVGAGLNYTRFSGEPSGVNVDESYGAIGQVGVDLAVTDNIMLNGYASYADVNADINVGGEVDIEPVTIGGGVTYRF; encoded by the coding sequence ATGAGTAATATGAAACTGATTTCTGCCGCTGTTATCACCGCTAGCTTTGCTCTGGCAAGCCAGGCCGCTCTCGCCTACAACGCGGGGGACGTATTTGTTCGTGGTGGCGTAGCCCAAACGGATACGGGTTCAGGTAATGGTAATCTGAATGGTGATTCACTAAACGTGCAGAGTGCTCGCGGCTTCACCTTCGGTGCTGGTTACCTGTTTACTGATAAGGTTGGCGTTGAGCTCAACAGCTCTGAGAAATTCGAGCACGATCTGAATACCTCTGCTTTAGGCGATGTGGGCAGTGTAGATCGCCTGCCGATAAACCTTTTGGTGAACTACTACCCGATGGGTGGCTTGGATTCTAAAGTTCAGCCTTACGTGGGCGCTGGCCTTAACTACACACGCTTCTCTGGTGAGCCCAGTGGAGTGAACGTTGATGAAAGCTATGGCGCGATCGGCCAAGTGGGTGTTGATCTGGCCGTGACTGACAATATTATGCTTAACGGTTACGCCAGCTATGCTGACGTGAACGCAGACATCAATGTGGGCGGTGAAGTCGACATCGAACCTGTCACCATTGGCGGTGGTGTTACTTACCGCTTCTAA
- the pepQ gene encoding Xaa-Pro dipeptidase: MSTTLFNLQHDHIAHLQRAYSDILTDHGFDSLAIYSGHTSVHFADDHAPPFQTYGHFMHWVGLADVQHSWLIIQPEKRPQLYLYAPADFWHLPTHLPEEPWVAAFDIHLCSEKISPPLTENAAVIGDIERLPTSTQKALKAEHHPERIVYALDELRMFKTPYEIACLREANRLAIAGHQASQAAFIGASGELDIQLAYLAASRQRESNVPYQNIIGLNEHAGVLHYQHYALTAPKQRYSLLVDAGRRFRGYCADITRTYAGPDAPAAFGELVTAMHGLKDELVKGVAPGVNFLILHEQMHHHLGEILVANDLFKGTPEEAVAEGVTRAFCPHGLGHSLGLQVHDVAGLRHPDGTPAPAPEQHPALRLTRTLRPGMVVTIEPGLYFINMLLAPLRNTDLPINWQLVDQLVPCGGIRVEDNVAVTESGFANLTP; encoded by the coding sequence ATGTCAACCACCCTATTTAACCTACAGCATGATCATATAGCGCACCTACAGCGTGCTTATTCGGACATTTTGACCGACCACGGGTTTGATAGTCTGGCGATTTACAGTGGCCATACCAGCGTACACTTTGCTGATGACCACGCGCCCCCTTTTCAAACTTACGGGCATTTTATGCACTGGGTGGGTTTAGCCGATGTGCAGCATAGCTGGTTGATTATTCAGCCAGAAAAGCGCCCACAGCTGTACTTGTATGCGCCCGCCGACTTTTGGCACTTGCCTACTCATCTGCCCGAAGAGCCCTGGGTGGCAGCGTTTGATATCCACTTATGTAGCGAGAAAATCTCCCCTCCGCTTACGGAAAATGCTGCCGTCATTGGCGATATAGAGCGTCTGCCTACCAGCACCCAGAAGGCGCTAAAAGCTGAACATCACCCTGAACGAATAGTGTATGCCCTTGACGAATTACGGATGTTTAAGACGCCCTATGAGATCGCCTGTCTCCGTGAAGCCAATCGCTTAGCGATAGCGGGACATCAGGCATCCCAGGCAGCGTTTATTGGCGCATCTGGTGAGTTGGATATTCAACTGGCGTACTTAGCAGCGAGTCGCCAGCGCGAATCAAATGTGCCTTACCAAAATATTATCGGTTTAAATGAGCATGCTGGCGTGCTGCATTATCAACACTACGCCCTTACTGCGCCTAAACAGCGCTATAGCCTGCTAGTCGATGCGGGTCGCCGCTTTCGGGGTTACTGTGCTGATATTACGCGTACCTATGCAGGCCCCGATGCTCCAGCAGCATTTGGCGAACTGGTCACCGCCATGCATGGATTGAAGGATGAGTTAGTCAAAGGCGTAGCCCCGGGGGTTAACTTTTTGATACTGCATGAGCAGATGCATCACCACCTGGGTGAAATATTGGTGGCTAATGATCTGTTTAAAGGCACCCCCGAAGAGGCGGTCGCTGAAGGCGTTACGCGGGCATTCTGCCCTCATGGGCTGGGTCACTCGCTGGGCCTTCAAGTGCACGATGTGGCCGGATTGCGCCACCCGGATGGCACTCCCGCCCCTGCTCCAGAGCAGCACCCAGCGCTACGGCTGACACGCACGCTGCGCCCAGGCATGGTCGTCACCATTGAGCCTGGGCTGTATTTTATCAATATGCTGCTCGCCCCACTGCGCAATACTGACCTACCCATTAACTGGCAACTCGTCGACCAGCTTGTGCCCTGTGGCGGTATTCGTGTTGAAGATAATGTGGCGGTGACGGAAAGTGGTTTTGCGAATCTCACGCCCTAG